A portion of the Etheostoma cragini isolate CJK2018 chromosome 13, CSU_Ecrag_1.0, whole genome shotgun sequence genome contains these proteins:
- the cfap58 gene encoding cilia- and flagella-associated protein 58, with product MEETKPVGEDMFESLEEFHMVLNELAGDKSMDKVRVEYEKLIHALKKSRENEKRLMSKCRELNAEVVSTSTKVAAALKLSQDDETTITSLKRELDKAWKMVDAAHDKEKRDKEAIRTLKEEVANLMKIAEQQSGFSMDQEQSDLLKMNQELTKERDDLLRTTEALREKLNKAIATQQEIEAQRDSASENISQLQQELQVQQNEISREMRLKEKLDKEVKQLHIDLEARMGEMKAVNVQGQRAKEEQQRLEQQLKEIKILNERTTKDLEQMQVKNNKLLQECEQLSSVKEHLSLENQQNANELKMREEEVNQMRQEIAKQTKMREAIQKKFHQMEDQKADVDVQRETLKAQIAGLEKDLESSQKQVETDRKAIEELIRERDILNKNMIKAALSTEKQQNIVKLLEQDKKTLEHEISGYRHEAQKQRKIIQQLEKERDRYINETSNLMQKVQQKVNDVEVRETELFDWRKKVTEAECQLKQQENLLESVVSERNLYSKNLIEAQEEIAEMKRKMKTMNNQVTRLRDEITEKELAIAKDQQEHKRLEKDNEALKGELQLTKLQLEETKQHVDSQKAEQQKLQKIIADADAEQVQQKKQLEQVIRERDNLGKQLLQRNDERALLFEKIRIQQSILSKGDFHYNQRMDDIRLLKLEIKRLQRKKSILDKTVPNTEDLRRELFHLQRELLRERMRNSVLEEQLKPINIHRWRRLEGSDPGKYELIQKIQSLQKRLIAKHQELEEHELLLQEKEKLYVELKHILARQPGPEAAEQLQQCQWTIRERTKKLKVLIAELRMLDSKMNEYKSENQQLANELANIKKKYLSEKKLHSEQRTKTKVEQLEPLPQLSSKPHFTGGGFKIDNPVRR from the exons GAGACAAAGCCGGTAGGAGAGGACATGTTTGAGTCCTTGGAGGAGTTCCACATGGTCCTCAATGAGCTGGCTGGGGACAAGAGCATGGACAAGGTCCGGGTGGAGTACGAGAAGCTCATCCATGCACTGAAGAAGTCCCGAGAGAATGAGAAGAGGCTCATGTCCAAATGCAGAGAGCTGAATGCGGAAGTTGTGTCCACCTCAACTAAAGTGGCTGCTGCCCTGAAACTGTCCCAGGATGATGAGACAACGATAACGTCACTAAAGCGG GAGCTGGACAAAGCTTGGAAAATGGTTGATGCTGCACACGATAAAGAGAAGAGGGACAAAGAGGCCATCAGGACTTTAAAAGAAGAAGTTGCCAACCTAATGAAAATAGCTGAACAACAATCTGGCTTCTCTATGGACCAAGAGCAGAG tgaTCTACTAAAAATGAACCAGGAGTTGACTAAAGAGAGGGATGACCTGTTGAGAACCACAGAGGCTCTGAGAGAGAAACTGAACAAGGCTATTGCCACCCAGCAGGAGATAGAGGCCCAGCGAGATAGTGCCTCCGAAAATATTTCTCAG ctccagcaggagcTCCAGGTCCAACAGAATGAGATTTCACGTGAGATGAGGTTGAAGGAAAAGCTGGATAAGGAGGTAAAGCAGCTGCACATCGACTTGGAGGCCAGGATGGGGGAAATGAAAGCTGTGAATGTGCAGGGCCAGAGGGCCaaagaggagcagcagagacTGGAGCAGCAGCTCAAAGAGATAAAG ATCTTGAATGAGCGAACCACCAAGGACCTGGAGCAGATGCAAGTGAAGAACAACAAGCTGCTGCAGGAGTGTGAGCAGCTCTCATCAGTCAAAGAACATCTTTCTTTGGAAAATCAGCAGAATGCAAATGAGCTCAAG ATGAGAGAAGAGGAGGTGAATCAGATGCGTCAGGAGATTGCCAAACAGACAAAGATGAGAGAGGCTATCCAGAAGAAGTTCCACCAGATGGAGGATCAGAAAGCTGATGTGGATGTGCAGAGGGAGACACTGAAAGCTCAGATAGCCGGTCTGGAGAAAG ATCTTGAATCTTCCCAAAAGCAAGTTGAAACTGACAGGAAAGCCATAGAAGAGCTTATCCGCGAGAGAGACATCTTAAATAAG AACATGATCAAAGCTGCACTGTCAACGGAGAAACAGCAGAACATTGTGAAGCTCCTGGAACAAGACAAGAAGACCTTGGAACATGAGATCAGTGGCTACCGCCACGAGGCCCAGAAGCAACGCAAGATCATCCAACAGCTGGAGAAAGAACGGGACCGCTACATCAACGAGACCAGCAACCTCATGCAGAAG GTGCAACAGAAAGTGAATGACGTTGAAGTGCGAGAGACAGAGCTATTTGATTGGAGGAAGAAGGTCACTGAGGCAGAGTGCCAGCTCAAACAGCAAGAAAACCTGCTGGAGTCTGTTGTGTCTGAAAGGAACCTCTACAGCAAAAACCTCATCGAGGCTCAG GAAGAGATTGcagagatgaagaggaagatgaagaccATGAACAACCAGGTCACTCGACTGAGAGATGAGATCACTGAAAAGGAGCTTGCCATCGCCAAGGATCAGCAGGAACACAAGCGTTTGGAGAAGGATAACGAGGCTCTCAAG GGGGAGCTGCAGTTAACGAAGCTCCAGCTTGAAGAAACAAAGCAACATGTTGACAGCCAGAAAGCGGAACAGCAAAAACTACAGAAGATTATAGCCGACGCTGACGCTGAGCAGGTCCAACAGAAGAAACAACTTGAACAG GTGATCAGAGAGCGAGATAACCTGGGCAAACAGCTGCTGCAACGCAACGATGAGCGTGCGCTGCTGTTTGAGAAGATCAGGATCCAGCAATCAATCCTGAGCAAGGGGGACTTCCACTACAACCAGCGAATGGATGACATCCGCCTGCTCAAGCTGGAGATCAAGAGGCTCCAGCGCAAGAAGAGCATCCTGGACAAGACTGTTCCCAACACAGAGGACCTGag GCGAGAGCTGTTTCACCTGCAGAGAGAGCTGCTCAGAGAGAGGATGAGGAACAGCGTCCTCGAGGAACAACTGAAGCCCATAAATATTCACCGATGGAGGCGGCTGGAG GGTAGTGACCCGGGCAAATATGAACTCATCCAGAAGATTCAGTCCTTACAAAAACGACTGATCGCCAAGCACCAAGAGCTTGAGGAGCATGAACTCCTATTACAG GAAAAGGAGAAGCTGTATGTGGAGTTGAAGCACATTCTGGCCCGGCAGCCAGGTCCAGAGGCAgctgagcagctccagcagtgcCAGTGGACCATCAGAGAGAGAACCAAAAAGctcaag GTGTTGATAGCAGAGCTGAGAATGCTTGACTCAAAGATGAATGAGTACAAAAGTGAGAATCAACAATTAGCTAATGAGCTAGCAAAC